The genomic segment AGAGATATGTACATTCTGATGGATCTTGTTGTAAACCACTGTTCTGATGAACATGAATGGTTTAAAAAAGCATGTGAGGATCCGGATGGTAAATATGGTAATTTCTTCTATCTGCGTGACAAGAAAGAAGGAGAACTTCCAACTAACTGGCGTTCTTATTTCGGCGGACCTGTATGGGAAGATCTTCCAGGAACAAATAAACAGTATCTGCATGTTTTCCATAAGAAACAGCCCGATCTGAACTGGGAGAACCCGGAAGTAAGGGAAGAAGTTTATAAGAATATCAACTGGTGGCTGGATAAAGGTCTTGGTGGATTCCGTATTGATGCGATTATCAATATCAAGAAAGCACTTCCGATGCATGACTATGAGCCGGATCGTGAAGACGGTCTTTGCAGTATCAGGAAGATGCTGAAAGAAGCAAAGGGAATCGGTGACTTCCTTGGCGAGATGAGAGACCGTACCTTTAAAAAATACGATGCATTCTCTGTCGGTGAAGTTTTCGATGAGAAGGATGAAGAGATTCCGGATTTCATCGGCGATAATGGATATTTCTCCAGTATGTTTGACTTCGAAGAGACTATCTGGGGGGCATCTGACAAGGGATGGTATGACTGCAAACAGATTACTCCGGATGCCTACAAGAAATGTTGCTTTACAACACAGAGAAAAATTGGTGATATCGGATTTGTTTCCAATATTATTGAAAATCATGACGAGCCTCGTGGTGTCAGCAGATATATCCCGGAAGGTGACTGCTGTGACGCAAGTAAGAAAATGCTTGGCGGTCTGAACTTTATGCTTCGCGGACTTCCGTTTATCTATCAGGGACAGGAACTTGGTATGGAGAATGTGAAGTTTGAATCTATTGATCAGGTAGATGATATTTCCAGTCTGGATGAGTACAAGGTAGCTCTGGAAGCAGGATGTACACCTGAGGAAGCGCTGAAAGCTGTTTCCAGATTCAGCCGCGATAATGCCAGAACACCGATGCAGTGGAATGATAAAGAAAATGCAGGATTTACAACAGGTACACCTTGGCTTGGCGTAAATGCAAACTACAAAAAGATCAATGCAGAGAGCCAGATCAATGATCCGAATTCTGTAAGAAGCTTCTATAAGAAACTGATTGCACTGCGCAAGAATCCAGAGTACAAAGAGACTGTTGTATATGGTGCTCTGGAACCTGTCTGGGAAGACGTACATAACCTGATGGCATATTATCGTAAAGGTGACAAGACTCTTCTCGTAGTTGGTAACTATCAGAAAGAGCCGCAGACAATCGAGCTCGCAGGAGAGTGCAAGAAAGTTCTGATCAATAACTATGATGATGTAGCTATGGATGGAAATAAGATTGAGTTGAAGGGTTATCAGTTCCTTGTTATTGAAATGTAATAAGGAAAATGAGATAGTTAAAAAGCAATATAAAATTGAAAGAATGATGGAGAGCATGGAGCAATCTATGCTCTCTGTTTTTGTTTCTGAAATCTAATGTAGCAGTGAATTGATTCTTATTTGGTACATAGATATAGAGAAAAAAGAACGAAAATCCAGAAAAGCATTTTGAAAGAGTTTCGTTCTTTTTATATATAGTTATGCGATGAATTAATCCTGTTTATCGGAATTCAGAATTTTAACACTGTCACGTACAACAAGTTTGACCGGAAGTGTAATACTAGTAGACTTTGGGACCCATCCGTCAATCATTCTGAGCAGATACTCGACAGCCATAGTTCCACGCTGAGAGATATTCTGGTGAATCGTAGTAAGGGGAGGAGAGACTACCTGTGCATACAGATTGTCATCGAATCCCGTGATAGAGAGGTCTTCCGGAAAACGGATGCCCCTTTCGCGGAGATATTTCATCAATGTGACTGCATAATAATCTGAGCAGCACATAAATGCAGTGAATTTGTGTGCGACAGCGTAAATCTCTTCCATACTTCCCTGACGTTCATATTTAGATGGACGGATTACGATAAGATTGTCGAGATCTACATCTATGTTATATTCCTGAAGAGCACGTTGATGACCGGT from the Blautia wexlerae DSM 19850 genome contains:
- a CDS encoding alpha-glucosidase — its product is MVKKWWNEKVAYQIYPKSFYDTNGDGIGDLRGVIEKLDYLKDLGVDIIWLSPCYRSPLADQGYDISDYYDIDPRFGTMADMDELIAEAKKRDMYILMDLVVNHCSDEHEWFKKACEDPDGKYGNFFYLRDKKEGELPTNWRSYFGGPVWEDLPGTNKQYLHVFHKKQPDLNWENPEVREEVYKNINWWLDKGLGGFRIDAIINIKKALPMHDYEPDREDGLCSIRKMLKEAKGIGDFLGEMRDRTFKKYDAFSVGEVFDEKDEEIPDFIGDNGYFSSMFDFEETIWGASDKGWYDCKQITPDAYKKCCFTTQRKIGDIGFVSNIIENHDEPRGVSRYIPEGDCCDASKKMLGGLNFMLRGLPFIYQGQELGMENVKFESIDQVDDISSLDEYKVALEAGCTPEEALKAVSRFSRDNARTPMQWNDKENAGFTTGTPWLGVNANYKKINAESQINDPNSVRSFYKKLIALRKNPEYKETVVYGALEPVWEDVHNLMAYYRKGDKTLLVVGNYQKEPQTIELAGECKKVLINNYDDVAMDGNKIELKGYQFLVIEM